The following are encoded together in the Desertifilum tharense IPPAS B-1220 genome:
- the msrA gene encoding peptide-methionine (S)-S-oxide reductase MsrA encodes MAIFGFGKKASMPSPSEALPGRSEAIPVPNSHYVNGNPIKPPFPEGLELAMFGLGCFWGAERRFWQQEGVFTTAVGYAGGYTPNATYQEVCSGMTGHNEVVLVVFDPKVISYGDLLKVFWESHNPTQGMRQGNDVGTQYRSGIYTYSEAQKQLAEASRNTYQEALSKAGHGKITTEIIDAPEFYYAEGYHQQYLAKNPGGYCGLGGTNVSCPMPTNVTL; translated from the coding sequence ATGGCAATCTTTGGATTTGGTAAAAAAGCTTCCATGCCTTCCCCCTCCGAGGCATTACCCGGACGGTCTGAAGCCATCCCTGTCCCCAATAGCCACTACGTTAATGGTAATCCCATCAAACCCCCGTTTCCCGAAGGTTTAGAACTCGCCATGTTTGGTCTAGGTTGCTTCTGGGGTGCAGAACGCCGTTTTTGGCAGCAAGAAGGCGTCTTTACCACCGCCGTAGGCTATGCAGGCGGCTATACCCCCAACGCCACCTATCAAGAAGTCTGTAGTGGAATGACGGGACATAATGAAGTCGTTCTCGTCGTTTTTGACCCCAAAGTCATCAGCTACGGCGACTTACTCAAAGTCTTCTGGGAAAGCCACAACCCCACCCAAGGAATGCGCCAAGGAAACGACGTAGGAACCCAATATCGTTCCGGTATCTACACCTACTCAGAAGCCCAAAAACAACTGGCTGAAGCTTCTCGCAACACCTATCAAGAAGCCTTGAGTAAAGCAGGTCACGGTAAGATTACGACAGAAATTATCGATGCCCCTGAATTCTACTATGCTGAAGGGTATCATCAACAGTACCTCGCCAAAAATCCCGGTGGATATTGCGGTTTAGGTGGAACCAATGTTTCCTGTCCTATGCCAACCAATGTCACGCTATAG
- a CDS encoding ATP-grasp domain-containing protein, which yields MISKAFIQEQGNGRLGEEEQRVVAELKRRGIPITFYTEKRIHRRQLPLDGESLLVGDMSCIAGALKQLSIPEPKPNDYPTSLSEFLHRRVWRSTLGELERWLQGGRYRATFVKPATRRKRFTGCVFESEYDLSQVYGVSRQEKVLCSEVVDWLSEYRIYVVHSEIRNVDWYAGNADIPIDIEEVRRAIQVLDQAKESYAGYAIDFGVLASGQTALVEMNDGFAVGAYSIDSKNYTDMIWARWEELLAQRQG from the coding sequence ATGATTTCTAAAGCCTTTATTCAGGAACAGGGTAACGGACGACTCGGAGAGGAAGAACAGAGGGTTGTTGCAGAACTTAAGCGTCGTGGAATTCCAATTACGTTCTATACCGAAAAGCGCATCCATCGCAGGCAACTTCCGCTCGATGGTGAGTCTTTGCTCGTTGGAGATATGTCTTGTATTGCTGGAGCACTGAAACAGCTTTCCATTCCCGAACCTAAACCTAATGATTACCCAACTTCATTGAGTGAGTTTTTACATCGTCGTGTCTGGCGATCGACACTTGGGGAACTGGAAAGATGGTTACAAGGTGGCCGCTATCGAGCAACGTTTGTCAAACCAGCAACACGTCGCAAGCGGTTTACAGGATGTGTGTTCGAGTCTGAGTACGATTTGTCTCAAGTCTATGGAGTATCACGCCAAGAAAAGGTTCTGTGTTCTGAAGTGGTTGATTGGCTCAGTGAGTACCGAATTTATGTGGTTCATTCTGAAATCAGGAACGTGGATTGGTATGCTGGGAATGCAGATATTCCGATTGATATTGAAGAAGTACGCCGAGCTATTCAAGTATTAGACCAAGCAAAGGAATCTTATGCAGGTTATGCGATCGATTTTGGAGTTTTAGCTTCAGGTCAAACTGCCTTAGTTGAGATGAATGATGGTTTCGCTGTCGGTGCCTACAGCATTGATAGCAAAAACTATACTGATATGATTTGGGCAAGGTGGGAGGAACTTCTGGCACAGCGCCAGGGCTAA
- a CDS encoding type II toxin-antitoxin system RelE/ParE family toxin, with translation MTYRIEISSIATAEVDSAFLRLSQVTSPSQASQWYSGLLKAIESLSTMPKRCPLAKENEYFSQEIRQLLYGQKRNLYRILFTVLEEVSTVRILHIRHSSQLAIGETPEDPEAS, from the coding sequence ATGACCTATCGTATTGAAATTTCAAGCATAGCGACAGCGGAAGTAGATAGCGCCTTTCTGCGACTATCGCAGGTTACTTCTCCCTCTCAAGCAAGTCAATGGTATAGTGGGCTGCTTAAGGCAATTGAGTCTTTATCGACTATGCCGAAACGATGTCCGCTTGCGAAAGAAAATGAATATTTTAGCCAGGAGATTCGGCAACTTCTCTACGGTCAAAAGCGTAATTTGTATCGCATCCTGTTTACTGTTTTAGAAGAAGTGTCTACGGTTCGTATTCTTCACATTCGGCATTCCTCGCAACTCGCGATTGGTGAAACGCCAGAAGATCCAGAGGCAAGCTAA